One genomic region from Phycisphaerae bacterium encodes:
- the murD gene encoding UDP-N-acetylmuramoyl-L-alanine--D-glutamate ligase, which produces MMSFPPEHFVGTRVTVMGLGHFGGQISAVRFLVAQGAEVTVTDLAPEAKLKDAIARIADLPVQMHLGGHIEADFTDTDLVVVSPAVPKNSRYLKLAIQKNIPITSEMNLFLDRCRARVLGVTGTVGKSTTVAMIETILREALASRDKGLGFTNVWLGGNIGKSLLEDVAHIQETDLVILELSSFQLEDIAGIEYSPEIALVTNIFPNHLDRHDSLESYIEAKSNITRFQRSGDVLITNANDANCRTIEQLMPGEVKLWHFARAEAGMAVNSHQVTLTQNVDGWILSSSLNGQPERIIAASEMAIPGEHNLQNAAAASAAALAAGVSPARIGAALRRFKGLADRLELVAEIEGTRWYNDSKSTTPQSGIVALRAFPSGTAIAIVGGYDKQLDLSDFARDLARRAKLTVALGQTGPRIAAMVRQFGGDAAEAASLEEAVSHSARVAGPGDCVLLSPGCASWDMFENYQARGQRFRELVSELNGSMAAS; this is translated from the coding sequence ATGATGTCGTTTCCACCCGAACATTTCGTCGGTACGCGGGTGACGGTTATGGGACTGGGCCACTTCGGAGGCCAGATCTCAGCGGTGCGGTTCCTCGTCGCGCAGGGTGCCGAGGTCACGGTGACGGACCTTGCCCCTGAGGCCAAGCTCAAGGACGCGATCGCCCGCATCGCCGACCTTCCCGTCCAGATGCATCTTGGCGGCCACATCGAGGCCGATTTCACCGATACGGACCTGGTGGTGGTCAGCCCAGCGGTGCCCAAGAACTCGCGATACCTCAAGCTCGCCATCCAGAAGAATATCCCAATCACCTCCGAAATGAACCTGTTCCTGGACCGCTGCCGGGCCAGGGTGCTCGGGGTGACCGGGACGGTGGGCAAGAGCACGACGGTGGCCATGATCGAAACTATCCTTCGCGAGGCGCTGGCCTCGCGGGACAAGGGGCTTGGCTTCACCAACGTGTGGCTGGGCGGGAACATCGGCAAGTCCCTCCTGGAGGACGTCGCCCATATCCAGGAAACCGATCTGGTCATCCTGGAGCTTTCGAGTTTCCAGCTCGAAGACATCGCCGGGATTGAGTACAGCCCGGAGATCGCCCTGGTCACCAACATCTTCCCGAACCATCTGGATCGGCACGACAGCCTCGAAAGCTACATCGAGGCCAAATCGAATATCACCCGCTTCCAGAGGTCCGGCGACGTGCTGATCACCAACGCCAACGACGCGAATTGCCGGACCATCGAGCAGTTGATGCCCGGCGAGGTCAAGCTCTGGCATTTCGCCCGCGCTGAAGCCGGAATGGCGGTCAATTCCCACCAGGTGACGCTGACCCAGAACGTCGACGGCTGGATACTCAGTTCGAGCCTCAACGGGCAGCCCGAGCGGATCATCGCCGCCAGCGAAATGGCGATCCCCGGCGAGCATAACCTGCAGAACGCCGCAGCCGCCAGCGCCGCCGCCCTCGCGGCCGGAGTCAGCCCGGCGAGGATCGGCGCAGCCCTTCGCCGCTTCAAGGGGCTGGCGGACCGCTTGGAACTCGTGGCGGAAATTGAAGGAACCCGCTGGTATAACGATTCGAAATCCACCACGCCACAGTCGGGGATTGTCGCCCTGCGGGCGTTTCCCAGCGGTACGGCGATCGCGATCGTCGGCGGCTACGACAAGCAGCTCGACCTGTCCGATTTCGCCCGCGACCTGGCCCGGCGGGCCAAGTTGACGGTGGCCCTCGGCCAGACCGGTCCGCGGATCGCGGCCATGGTCCGCCAGTTCGGCGGTGATGCCGCCGAGGCGGCCTCGCTCGAGGAAGCGGTCAGCCACTCGGCCAGAGTAGCCGGCCCCGGTGACTGTGTCCTGCTTTCCCCCGGCTGTGCCAGCTGGGACATGTTCGAGAACTACCAGGCCCGCGGGCAGCGCTTTCGGGAGCTGGTTTCGGAACTCAACGGCTCAATGGCGGCCAGTTGA
- a CDS encoding alpha/beta hydrolase codes for MRMKQQRDEDACNSCRTLQMHALLFGRTLIGERVWDIGRLIDYAATRPEADLTRVAVTGNSGGGTVSLFASACDERIALGMPSCYFCTFEHSIGSIRHCECNYVPGIMTLGEMYDVAGLICPRPLLIVAGKEDAIFPIDAVRFAHEQVRKVYQAAGVPERCRLSVGEGGHRYYKKDVWPFVREFFGD; via the coding sequence ATGCGGATGAAGCAACAGCGGGACGAGGACGCCTGCAACTCCTGCCGCACGCTCCAGATGCACGCCCTGCTCTTTGGGCGGACGCTGATCGGCGAGCGGGTCTGGGATATCGGACGCCTCATCGACTACGCTGCCACCCGGCCCGAGGCGGACCTGACCCGCGTGGCGGTCACCGGCAACTCCGGCGGTGGTACGGTCAGCCTCTTCGCCTCAGCCTGCGACGAGCGGATCGCCCTGGGTATGCCCTCCTGCTACTTCTGCACCTTTGAGCACTCCATCGGCAGCATTCGCCACTGCGAGTGCAACTATGTGCCCGGTATCATGACGCTCGGCGAGATGTACGACGTGGCGGGCCTGATCTGCCCCCGCCCGCTGCTGATCGTCGCGGGCAAGGAAGATGCGATCTTCCCCATCGATGCCGTCCGCTTTGCCCACGAACAGGTCCGCAAGGTCTATCAGGCCGCCGGCGTGCCGGAACGCTGCCGCCTCTCGGTTGGCGAGGGCGGCCACCGGTACTACAAGAAGGACGTCTGGCCGTTCGTGAGGGAGTTTTTCGGTGACTGA